gagctggacaCTGCCAAACCCAACACATGCAGTAATATTTTCCAGATAACATTtcattttccccccctcctttccacTTGCAGTTCTTATTTAGGATTTTAGCTCCCTAGATTTATGTTCCAATGTATACAAGTGTCTCATCTGAGACACAGTTTCTGCCTAGCTGTGCTAGTCTGGCCTGCAGCAGAGTAGAAACCTCCCCTGTGATGTCCTCCTGGCTCACATGGTGACAGGGGAAGAGCTGCTACTGGTGTGGGGGTGCCTTTTCCCGGTacctgctgcctgtccctggTACTTCCTGGGCCATGGTCAGACAGGCAGAACCAGAGCTACTAACActttcactgctgcttttgtgtGTGCCTTTTCACTTACTGATGTCCTCGccctctttttccttctaaaatCTATTGCAGTAGCTAGACACAACAGTTTAGATTCCTgtacagtctttttttttttttttaaatcaccttttcagtggaaaaagaaaCCAGGAGAGCTCCAGAACTGTCAGGGAGGTGGATGAACTTGCAGCTTTGCTGAAACACTCTTCACCTCACACAGTAAAACTCATTCAGTAACTCATGCTTTTGCTCTTGTGAGTAATAGTGCAGGGGGGAGTACACTCTGCTCACCTTGCTCAGGCAAGTGGTCTCACTTGGATAATAAAAGTCCTTCAACAAATTGTGGTGGGTTTATGTTAGATTCTGTGCATTATGAAGCAATGGCAGCACGTGTTGCTTCCCTCCGACCTgtaagttggatgaggccccaGGTTGTATGAGATCTGGAACAACCTGtgttagtggaaggtgtccctgcccatggcaggggggttggaactagatgatctttatggtcccttccaatccaaaccattctatgattttatgattccatgtttATGTTCCTTTTTGGCTAATAAAGCCTCTGGCTGGCTCTGGCAATGGCTTTGGGATCCTGTGTAGActtcagagaggtgggagggagggtttgggtttgttttgtacTTTGAGCTAATGAGGAACAGTTGTTTTAGTCACTTAGGAGACTGTCAGGAATTGCCACCCTCCCAGGGCAATGTGATGTGGTTTGGGTGTTCGCTCCACTCACAAACTAAATGTCTTGGCTCTGGTATTGTTAAAATAAGAAGCACAGGAATCCTACAGCCTGGAGTTGCACACCAGACAGTCAACGAGGCATCTGTTCCATGTACCAACATATTGTGGCTTGAGAAGGATCAGGGCTTCTCTGTGCTGGATGgttctgctggcacagctgtggATGCTGATTCCACACTGTCGTGGGGCAATAGTGTCACACTGGTGGATGTCCCCACAGGAGGTCTTGCACTGCCATGGGATTGCTTCTGCTTGTGCTACCATTTGTTTTTGGGAAACAGGTTTGAGCTGTGCCTCTCCTGGGGAGATGGGCTGTGTCTGAACTGCAGGACCTCCTGGAGTGCAGAAAGGtttaaagacaggaaaaaaagtggtggtggtgtgttcaCAGGACAGTTTCATCAAAAAGACTGCTTGtctggtgtgggggggtgttgCTTAATTTTAAATGAGGAGACCTattcactctctacaactccttgaaaggaggttgaagtgagtTGAGGGTTTGTCTCTTCACCCAAGGGTCaagtgatagcacaagaggaaatggcctcaggttgcactaGGAGAGGTTTACGTTGTAtgcaaggaacaatttcttccccaaaagggttgtcaaggcctggaatggggtgctcagggcagtggtggagtctccatacctggaggggtttcaaaggcATGTaaatgtgttgctgagggacatggtctagtggtgaCCCGGCTGtactgggttagtggttggatttgatgatcttgaaggtctttttcaacctaatTGGTTCTGTGATAGTagataattctttttttctgttacaatGATACTTTGGATAGTGGGTGAAAATCAATTCTCTTTTCACTCCAGTTTCTTGGCTAATTTTTTTCTATTACCTGCAACTCTATTTCAGATGAGTTGTAAAAGTCTAAATCAAGCTTTGTATCGGGGCATTGGCAGTGCTGAAatccctgcactgggcagaggTGGAGATGAGCCAGGTGCAGGCTCAGAGCTCACTGTGAGGTTGGGTTTGGGCTGTTAGCATGCCAGCCCTTCAGAGTGGTTGTGTTACCTGTTTGGGGGccacttcctctctttttctttctctcactgCCTTCAACTGGTGGCTGGACCCTGACACTAAACCCTGTGCTCCTCCTGGGGCGCTGGCACCGAGCCCCCTCTTCGGCACCTTCTGAGATGGTGACAAATCTCCTTTATTTATTTGATAGTGTCAGTAACCTTTCCACTATTTATAGGCAGTGATCAAGCCCCTCCCGAGATGTTTGCAAGATAAATTTAGCTCCCTTAGCTCCCCATCGCCTGTCCTCGCTGCCTTTCCTTCTATCAGCCAGCGAGCCCCGGCCATGTGCGGGAGCTGCGGCGAGGGGTGACTCACGTTCTATGCTCGTCCAGGGCAGACTTCATCTCCAATGAATCTCAGCAGACTTCATCTCGAATGAATCTCGGTTGCTTTGAGCCTGGGGAGCCTGTCCAAGTGTCCCCTTCCAAAAGGCAACCAGCAAGGGAGTGGTGGGGGATTAAGCAGAAGAGTGCAGAAAAAGCCTCTGGAGGAATGCTGCTGTGGGACCTTGTGCTCAGTGCCCGGGAACGATGTAGATGGAAGGGAAGGGGGCTGTGgcatgaggtgctgagggatcCCTGGAGGGGGCCCTGGGGTCTGCTGCTCACAGGGGACTGaatctctcctcctcaggaggctgaggagcagcatgTCTCTGGTTGAAGTGCTAGGCTTTCTCAGGtgcttcaggttgttcagggtgGTCGTCCTCAAAAGAGTATTTCCAGGTGTTCCCCGTTTCTGGTGGGTGTTAGGAGTTTGGGTCCCAAGGCTAGCTGAACACTGTTTCTTTCCTAATTTGCTGCACAACTTTGTggggaaagcaaaatgaaattgaTCCAGTGAGGgtggattttatttcctttctgtcatCACACAGAAAAGCCAGAATATGCAGAAATGAGGACAGCCCCAGAACTCTAAATTGTTCAGTctgatttgctttttcttgGTGAGACCCCAGTCCCATGTTCCCCTGTGAGCTGCCCTCACTGAAggtgcaaactggctccaccaaggctgggatGGTTCTGCTGTTAACTTTGGCTGAGCCATCAGTTTGCCTCAGGAAGGCTCTGGATGGTGTTTCTGCAGGAGGTGGAGTTTTGAGATTCATCCAGAGCAGAAACTTCTGCCCAGAGAAAGGCACGCTGCTCATCTTAACAGTGTTGGGGCTGGCTGTgacctctctgccttctgtccttctgctctgcaggctccCTGCCCCTTTCCAGCCCTGATGGACTGCCAGGAGAGCGAGTACCTGGATGAGCACGGGAAATGCATCCCCTGCAGAAACTGCATGCCTGGGCAGGAGCTTTCCAAGGTaattctgctgctctggaaggaCTGGGAatcacccagcactgaagctTTTACAGTGCTAAGTGAATCCTCCGGCAGATGTCTTTTGGAAGGACAATCTTGGGTCCCAGCATGTTGGGAAGAGCTGGgcctgggtgggaagggatggtGAACAATTTCATTCAGCCTGTATAGGAGGGGAAGGTGATGAAAGCAGGAGATGGGAAGGGATTTTGGGTTGCTTTTCAagttgctctttcttttttgcaGACGAAAATCTAAATTTCCTCCCAAGTGGAGGAACTTGGGAGGCGCTGCCTGGCCTGGCTACACATGGGGTGGCCATGAGCAGGACACCGCTGTTGCAGGGGGGATCTGCAGGGGGGATCTGCAGGGGGGATCAGTGGCAGAAGTTGTGCTTCCCACCCAGGTGTCTGTCAAGGTCTGTCCCCACATCAGTACATTGCTGATGGATCTTTACTCATCCCTAACTATGGCTGGTGGAAATACACAGGGAAGCAGTTTGCTGCCAAGTTATGgtccagctggagctgctctggtggcATCTGCTCTTGACTGGGTTCTGAGGACCCTTTGCCCACCCAAAGGAGGACACTTTGCTCCCAAGGAAGGGACACCATTCACCTTGGTACCACTTTGTGACGTGAAGCATCTCCTTGCCGCAACAATGCCCTCACCCACCTGGTGTCTTGCAGGACTGTGGTGATGGCAGTGGGGGGGACGCACAGTGTGTCGCCTGCCCTCCCAGGAAGTTTAAGGACAGCTGGGGGCATCATGGCTGCAAACCCTGCCTCTCCTGCACCCTCATCAACCGTGTCCAGAAGTCCAACTGCACGGCAACAACCAACGCAATCTGTGGGGAGTGCCTGCCAGGGTGAGTGGGGCCGTGGCGGTCACACCTGGGACTGTGCATGGGGTTGGACAGATGGGGCTTCATCTGAGGCCACCCAGAACATGGGATCTAAGAGGGCCCTGGTGACCCAGGCTTGCCTCTTTGAGAACACTGCTGATTGCATGTTAATCAGCATCCCCCCCCCACTCTGTAGCCCTGAAGAGGGGCACCTGAAGTCTCCCATGAACAAGCAGTTGAAGAAAACTTCTTCCAAGCCCTGTGGACACCAGGGTGGCTAAGCCCTGGAAGATGAGTGGCTGTAGAACTCTATAGTTGGTGGTCCCCAAAGAGGACAGGCTGTGCCCTGCGTGATGGGTTTAAGGAGCTGCTGCATGCACCCAGCCAATGAAATGCCCAAGGGCTGCAGACTGTGTGCTGGCAAGCAGTGGGACTTAGGACAGAGGAACAAGTCAGGGCACTGGTTTATGAGCCTCTTTTCAGACACAGTTGTAGGCTGGAGCGTCTCTGTGCCTTCGTGGAACTGTTAACCACCATCAGTGTGGGGCGGGGTAGGGGAAGGCTGTTCGAGGGATGTTACTTATTGGCAGAAGTGGTAGGGCATGCAAAAAATAGCTGCAGAACTTCAGCCAGTGCTGGAGAGACCTGCTGCCTTGGAGTGTCCCaacctgctggggcaggagctggagtgGCCAGGGGCTTGCCGTGGGGCCGGGCACTGCtgagcccctctgctctgtcggCAGGTTTTACCGCAAGGCGCGGATCAGCGGGCAGCTGGACTGGGAGTGCATCCCCTGCACCAAGCAGACGCCCTCCTCCGAGCCACAGTGTGAGTGTCACCGTGCCATCGGCCCAGGGCGAGTGCTCTGGCTGGGACTGGTAGGGTGGGCATGGACAGCAGGTCCATGGAGCGTGTGAGGCTGCCATGACTGTCTCAAAGGTGCACGCTCAGATGTGCACCATCCCTTCACTGACCCAActtgctgggcagccttctccactGGCCACCACACGACCTGCTGGAGGAGGCGTGCTCATGGCCTGTGAAAAGGGACAGGCGGGGAGGGGGTGGCCCAAGCCTTGGGGTTAGGCTCCAACATTCTGTGGCTGGTGTGTTTGCAGGTCGGTCCAGGACAACCCTGGTGAAGGTAGCTGTCCCCACTGTACCACCACAGGACACTGCCCTTCTTGCACTGACCAGCAGTGCCCTGGTCATCATCGTGCTGGTGCTTCTGGCTCTCTCCATCATCTACTGCAAGCGGTTTTGGAAGAGCCAGTGCCAGCGAGGTGGGTCAGTGCCTGAGgtgttcctcctcctcccagagcaGTTCACACATGCCCATGGTCCCTTCCTCACTGTGTAGAGCATCATCCCCAGCATCACTGCTCTTACTCGTGCAGTCACCCAAGCCTTCCTCTGCTCACACACAAGCAGCACCTCATCCTGCTTTTGACACCTGCAGGGCTTCTCCTGTGCTTTGCCTGATTAAAGACACAGAGGAGCCTCCCCTCTCCTTGGTACCATAGTCAGAAGGAAGAGAATGCTGTTTCCCAGTTGGAACTGTCCATTCCCTTCTCCTGAGGTTCCCTGGGAATGGGCTGAGCttaagcagctctgcagggcaggactggggagggaagagggcaGTAGGCTTGGTGGCTGGGGTCAGAACATGTTGGCATCCAGCAGCatgccagagagctgctggctcccagcTCCTCGCCAGTAGATGTGCCACATGGCTGAGGACATGCTGGGGAAGCAAGCCAAGCCTTTGCTCAGACtggttctcctctcctccaagtcTTCCTGAGGACTCAGAACTTCTCGGGCCAGCGAGCAATGTTCCCAACCGCAGCGACGCCCGGCAGATTCCTATGTGAGGAGCAGATGACTGgtccctgctgcctgggtgTGAAGAACCTGAGTCCCTGCTACAGGCAAGCAGAAGGTACCTGCTCCTACCaccttcttctttctcaggggaaaaggagagtggtgctgtgctccagctcaTATGGGCCTCAGACTTACTGATGTCCTTGGCCAGGAAGGGTGGAGCTGGACAGTGTGTAAGTCCCACCGACATGAAATTTGGGACCtctcttaaacacttccagaccTTATATCAACCATGCTTGCGTGCAGCTCCTGCATCTCCTGATTCCCTCCGGtctgcttctgctctccctGTGACTATCAAAAAGGGATTGACCTCACTCAGAACTTGGCAGAAAGGCATAGAAGTGGCTTTGCAGGGGTCTGGTCTCTCACAGCATGGTCCCAGCTGTGCCCACAAGTTCTGGGCTGGCAGGTTTAAGGGTGAGGCTGGCAGATCCCTGGAACAGTCCAAGGCAGACCCTTGGCTTTGCTGAGTCCTGCTGGTTTCTGGTTGCAGGTCCCGTGGAAGCGGTGCAGTTCATCTCAGACGGGGAAGCTGTGGGTCTCCAGCTCTCCCCTCTCCAGCCAGAGATGGACTTACCACCAGCCACTGTGGTTGGCACTGCCTCCAAAGCCCATCTGGGCAGGAGCTTCCTGGAAAGCCAGCCCCTTATCCGGGCTGGGGTCTTGCCACCCTCCAACCCCCGGCAGGGCACGGCGGAGCCCCTGGCCCCGCTGTCCTCTTGCGCCTCTGAGATACAGCACAAGTGGCCACACGCCCCAGTGGAGTGCACCGAGCTGGACCTCCAGAAGTTCTCCAGCCAGGCAGAGTTTGTGGGTGGTGAGCGGCCAGAGGACACAGCAAGCCgagcagcacagaggatgcCAGCAGAGAGCGGCGGCACGGGGCAGGAGGGGCCCCAGCACCCACCCTCCGCCTTCCCAAATCCCACCACTGAAAGTGGGGGGCACCTGGTAAGTTCCTCCTGCCTCATTGCTCCTCCAAACTATCACCAGGCACCCAGGGCTTGGGCACAGGGGCCTGGGCTTGTCATTGGGTTAGGGACATAGACAGGTTCATTAATGTCTGGGACTGATGGCAATTACCAAAAGTGATTTGCCAGATGTTTGGTGATGTGTTGTTCAACAGGCTGTCAGCTGTGGAGGTGTGACCTGCTGGGGCACTCTCAAACACCCAAAAGACCAGAGTCAATGTATTGCATGTATAAGCATCTTTAATTGGTGTGCTCTCAAGTGGGTTTTTGTCCTCTTGATCCCCATGAAGCTGATTTGGTAGCTGGGGGAGCAGCTGGTTCCTCCTCACCCTCTGGTGAGCTTGTAAAGTACCTGGTGACTAACATCTCTGAGGGTCAGAAGATGTCTGGCAGCTTAGCTCCCAGTTTGCTGGGAGGCCCTGGAGCATCCCAAGGAGGTTGTTGGCTCTGTAGGATGGCAGTGCTGGAAGGAGAAGTACCATTCCTCTCAGCCTTTGTGATGGCCCTGGGAGCAGTGACGAGCATTGCTGTTCTCACCAGACTGTGACTAGCCTTGGGTCTTTGTCTTGCCAGGTGGAAGATGCCCGGAGCCTCTTGACTCAGATCAGCAGCACAGCGAAGGGTAGGTGTCTTTCCAGCCTCATCGTtgttcttcaggtactggggtggcagagaggggcagattcttggaagggagctcctcCAGAAGTCCACCACAGCTACATGGAGGTGCCAGTCATTGTGAGGGCTTGCCTGATTTTCGTGGCATTTGTTGCTAGCTCACAGGGTAGATTTTCTGTGACAATGCCTTTAATGATCTGTAGGTGGGTGGTAGATGGACACCCAGTTGTCACCAGTTACcagcctccccagggctgaACCAGCATCATGAAAGTGATATGAGAGGTGATACCTTCCCTGgcagggtggcacagcagggacaggggcTGGCTTCTCTGTTTATCCATCTCCCAGCCACACAGGTTGGTTTCTAACCCCACTTTGCTGTGTTGCTGCCCCAGGTCTGCCAGTAGCAGAGCTGCCCCGTTCCCTGGTGCAGTCCCTTGCCTTCTTGTTGGACCCTTCCTTGAATGGTGCGAAGAACTTCAGCCACGTGGCACTGGAGCTGGGGGTTGCACCCCAGTTGCTGGGACGGATATCTGGCTTCGAGCAGCTCGTTGCTCACCTCACCTGCTCAGGAGACACAATCACCATCCCACTCCtagcccaggctctgcagcgGCTCCAGCGCTTCGATgccttgctcctgctctgcGACCACTTTGCCCTCAGCCAGGCCCAGGGCCGCCAGCGCTAGAGGGGACAGCCAAGGGACAGAGGAAGCTCCAGGCACTGTGTGTGCTGGTACAAGAGAGCATCTTGTAGCCCTGTGGTCACATAGTCTCTGGTGTGCACTTGAGGAGTCTGTGGAGTTGGTCTTTGCATCACAGAACAGCAGGATGCAACGGGGAGCATCCCCCCTCCTTAGGGGAGCATTCTTCTTCGGAGCAGTGCCAAGAGGCCACAGCTGTGCCACCTCCAAGCCTTCAGGCCTGAGCATTTGCTCAATCCCCTCTAGAAGCCAGTTTTTCATGTCTGTGTTCATGCCCTTCTCTGGCAGCAGAACTTCATCGGTCACTGTGCTGCTTGTGCCACACTGCTCTGGTTCTGCTGgaccctgctgctggtgtggcGTCCCTCAGCCATGGGGCTTGGTCTCTGTGGGGAGCCACCCTCTGATGGGCCCAGCTATCACCTCCcttccattccagctgtcccatcctt
This DNA window, taken from Indicator indicator isolate 239-I01 chromosome 17, UM_Iind_1.1, whole genome shotgun sequence, encodes the following:
- the EDA2R gene encoding tumor necrosis factor receptor superfamily member 27, whose amino-acid sequence is MDCQESEYLDEHGKCIPCRNCMPGQELSKDCGDGSGGDAQCVACPPRKFKDSWGHHGCKPCLSCTLINRVQKSNCTATTNAICGECLPGFYRKARISGQLDWECIPCTKQTPSSEPQCRSRTTLVKVAVPTVPPQDTALLALTSSALVIIVLVLLALSIIYCKRFWKSQCQRVFLRTQNFSGQRAMFPTAATPGRFLCEEQMTGPCCLGVKNLSPCYRQAEGPVEAVQFISDGEAVGLQLSPLQPEMDLPPATVVGTASKAHLGRSFLESQPLIRAGVLPPSNPRQGTAEPLAPLSSCASEIQHKWPHAPVECTELDLQKFSSQAEFVGGERPEDTASRAAQRMPAESGGTGQEGPQHPPSAFPNPTTESGGHLVEDARSLLTQISSTAKGLPVAELPRSLVQSLAFLLDPSLNGAKNFSHVALELGVAPQLLGRISGFEQLVAHLTCSGDTITIPLLAQALQRLQRFDALLLLCDHFALSQAQGRQR